One Microtus pennsylvanicus isolate mMicPen1 chromosome 3, mMicPen1.hap1, whole genome shotgun sequence DNA window includes the following coding sequences:
- the Nbeal2 gene encoding neurobeachin-like protein 2 isoform X2, whose amino-acid sequence MEPALGPGVQKDLGYLQQWLKAFVGAFEKSISLSSLEPRRPEETGAEVPLLPLDALHSLAEQLDQDDLEQALLLLKLFIILCRNLENVEAGWGQVLVPRVLALLTGLMAELKGPPSSKEGHETQLENVALHALLLCEELFDPYQTWRRQHSGEVISSKEKNKYKFPPTALPCEFGAFFQESLQDADRLPPTLLLRLIHLFGAVLAGGKENGQVAVSAGSVQGLLGVVRSWGRDPAQVPLALKALVGAVHVLHASRAPPRGPELRALLEGYFHILNADWPASPSSGPEEAHVTLRVSMLDAIPMMLACEDRPVLQATFLSNNCFEHLIRLIQNSKLYLQARAPPEGDSDLATRLLTEPDVQKVLDQDTDAIAVHVVRVLTCIMSGSPSAKEVFKERIGYQHLQEVLQSHGPPTQRLLQELLNMAVEGDHSMHPPPPICNEQPVLVLMQWLPALPTAELRLFLAQRLWWLCDSCPASRVTCVQAGLVGYLLETLGTGIALGVRCQEQLLALLQALGRVSLRPLELRRLLRPPPGLDSESEGTESQKARHAGAIIRALSGMARHRGPARALRYFDLTPSMAGIMVPPVQRWPGPGFTFHAWLCLHSTETASTSAPSRPLQRKQLYSFFTSNGSGFEAFFTAAGTLVVAVCTRKEYITMSLPEVSFADSAWHCVAIVHVPGRRLFSQNLVSVYKDGHLVKTAPLHFPSLSEPFSSCCIGSAGHRTTTTTTGLPTALSHTHPSLTRSQSVPASTDLGWGPGLGAPLQEGSVSSTLAGTQDTRWGSPTSLEGELGTVAIFHEALQASALQVLHVLGPNEPAPFKPEGELHELGAKLLLHYSPQACKSNICLDLSPGHGLDGRLTGHRVETWDVKDVVNCVGGMGALLPLLERVAVQPQEAEAGPGETHDLVGPELTSGLNTQGLLLPLGKSSEERMERNAVAAFLLMLRNFLQGHTVNQESLVQCQGPAIIGALLRKVPSWAMDMNVLMSAQLLMEQVAAESSGPLLYLLYQHLLFNFHLWTLSDFAVRLGHIQYMSSIVREHRQKLRKKYGVQFILDALRTHYSPQRERPLAADDLRTVQTSLLGLAREFLVRSFSVDDMQVVLSFLTATSDDSQVVGTLDLLLALLYGSPAQEPLAIFLLEPGNLEVLFTLLVRPRSPPLLTDRVFKILRRLQQNERLPERNRQRLRLRNCGLQGLVASLTEGTISPQLCQGLYKLFIGAAPQVASPDCLNLSDLLAVVQLSLQADLSVRLDICRQLFHLIYGQPEVVRLLARQAGWQDMLTRLYVLEAATASSPPRSLPELPTSLEPALSPSPTELPAESSDVFLPSEPACPDPDAFYHALSPFSTPFDLGLERASVGSGNTAGGGSSSGTITPASQPGTPSPLDGPRPFPTAQGRHSSSLSNVLEDGSLLEPTVSGDDTSNTSNPQQTPEEELCNLLTNVLFSVTWRGVEGSDEAAWRERGQVFSVLTQLGASSTLVRPPDCIKRSLLEMMLESALTDIKEAPPGGLANLTLQALWLLRLLQDFLCAEGHGNQELWSEKLFEGVCNLLDRLGAWPHLANSMAELREMAQIGLRLVLGYILLEDPQLHAQAYVKLHTLLQTAVPARREEACYVLSKLEAALSRALNTSSSETEHAQPPSPAVAASERCSWLVPLVRTLLDRAYGPLGLQWGLPSLPPTNGSPTFFEDFQAFCATPEWRHFIDKQVQPTMSKFEMDTYAKSHDLMSGFWNACYDMLMSSGQRQRRERIQSRRAFQELVLEPAQRRARLEGLRYAAVLKQQAAQHSTALLHWGALWRQLSSPCGAWALRVPPAPHWKLSNAETYSRMRLKLVPNHHFDPHLEASALRDNLGEAPMTPTEEASLPLAVTKEAKISTPPEELLEDQLGEDELAVPESLMEAVELDKQHEKLLLSAECQLVTVVAVVPGLLEVTTQHVYFYDGSTERVETEEGIGHDFRRPLAQLREVHLRRFNLRRSALELFFIDQSNYFLNFPCKVSGSSASSPCQTPRPQPYPISPHTQVRNQVYSWLLRLRPHTQDYLSSRSPQEMLRASGLTQKWVQREISNFEYLMQLNTIAGRTYNDLSQYPVFPWVLQDYVSPVLDLSNPAVFRDLSKPIGVVNPKHAQLVREKYESFEDPAGTIDKFHYGTHYSNAAGVMHYLIRVEPFTSLHVQLQSGRFDCSDRQFHSVAAAWQARLESPADVKELIPEFFYFPDFLENQNGFDLGCLQLTNEKVDDVVLPPWASSPEDFIQQHRRALESEYVSTHLHEWIDLIFGYKQRGPAAEEALNVFYYCTYEGAVDLDHVTDERERKALEGIISNFGQTPCQLLKEPHPPRLSAEEAASRLARPDANSPSVFQNLYQLKAFFAEVVSEGVPVVLALVPHRQSHSFITQGSSDLLVTVSANGLLGTHSWLPYDRNINNYFTFSKDPSMGNPKMQKLLSGPWVQGSGISGQALAVAPDGKLLFSGGHWDGSLRVTGLPRGKLLNQLNQHLDIVTCLALDTCGIYLISGSRDTTCMVWRLLQQGGLSVGLAPKPVQVLYGHEAAVSCVAISTELDMAVSGSEDGTVIIHTVRRGQFVAALRPPGATLPGPISHLALGSEGQIVVQSCACERPGAQVTYSLHLYSVNGRLRASLPLPEQPTALTVAGDFVLLGTIQCSLHIFHLNKLQPAVSPLPMKVPVRSVSVTKERSHVLVGLEDGKLIVVGAGQPSEVRSSQFARKLWRSSRRISQVSSGETEYKPGETQTR is encoded by the exons ATGGAACCGGCTTTGGGACCCGGGGTCCAG AAGGACCTTGGCTACCTGCAGCAATGGCTGAAGGCCTTTGTGGGTGCCTTCGAGAAGAGTATCTCATTATCTTCTCTGGAACCTCGAAG GCCAGAGGAGACAGGTGCGGAAGTCCCTCTGCTACCCCTAGATGCTCTCCATTCGCTAGCCGAGCAGCTGGACCAGGACGACCTGGAACAGGCCCTGCTGTTGTTGAAGCTCTTCATCATTCTCTGCAG GAACCTGGAGAATGTAGAGGCTGGTTGGGGCCAGGTCCTGGTGCCCCGAGTGCTGGCACTGCTCACTGGGCTGATGGCTGAG CTGAAAGGACCCCCATCATCAAAGGAGGGCCATGAGACCCAGCTGGAGAATGTGGCCCTGCATGCTCTGCTCCTCTGTGAGGAGCTCTTTGACCCCTACCAGACCTGGCGGCGCCAGCACAGTGG ggaagTCATCAGCTCCAAGGAGAAGAACAAATACAAGTTCCCTCCAACCGCTTTGCCCTGTGAATTCGGAGCCTTCTTCCAAG AGAGCCTGCAGGATGCAGACCGTTTGCCTCCCACCTTGCTGTTGCGGCTCATCCACCTCTTTGGCGCTGTCCTTGCAGGAGGAAAG GAGAACGGACAGGTGGCTGTGAGCGCTGGCTCTGTGCAGGGACTGCTAGGTGTGGTGCGGAGCTGGGGCCGTGACCCAGCCCAGGTACCACTAGCTCTGAAAGCACTGGTGGGGGCAGTGCATGTCCTGCACGCAAGCCGGGCACCACCCCGAGGACCAGAACTCCGAGCCCTGCTTGAGGGCTACTTCCACATTCTTaatgctgactggccagctaGTCCAAGTTCAGGCCCCGAAGAGGCCCATGTCACCCTGCGGGTCAGCATGCTCG ATGCCATCCCCATGATGCTGGCATGCGAGGACCGGCCAGTGCTACAAGCCACCTTCCTTAGCAACAATTGCTTTGAACATCTTATTCGCCTCATCCAGAACAGCAAG ctATACCTGCAGGCGCGGGCACCCCCTGAGGGGGACAGTGACCTGGCCACCCGGTTACTGACTGAGCCCGATGTCCAGAAG GTGCTGGACCAGGACACAGATGCCATTGCCGTCCACGTGGTCAGAGTGCTGACCTGCATCATGAGTGGCTCCCCGTCGGCCAAG GAAGTGTTCAAGGAACGCATTGGCTACCAGCACCTGCAGGAGGTCCTGCAGAGCCATGGGCCCCCCACCCAAAGACTGTTGCAAGAACTGCTCAACATG GCTGTGGAGGGTGACCACAGCATGCACCCGCCTCCACCAATCTGCAATGAACAGCCAGTGTTGGTGCTGATGCAATGGCTACCGGCATTGCCCACAGCTGAGCTGCGCCTCTTCCTGGCACAACGGCTGTGGTGGCTCTGTGACAGCTGCCCTGCCAGCCGTGTCACCTGTGTGCAAGCAGGCCTAGTGGGCTACCTGCTAGAGACACTTGGCACAGGGATAGCCCTGGGAGTCCGCTGCCAGGAGCAGCTGTTAGCATTGCTGCAGGCTCTGGGCCGAGTGTCTCTAAGGCCATTGGAGCTGCGTCGTCTGCTGCGCCCCCCACCAGGACTGGACTCAGAGTCAGAGGGAACTGAATCTCAGAAGGCTCGGCATGCAGGTGCCATCATCCGAGCACTGTCAGGCATGGCCCGGCACCGGGGTCCTGCACGTGCCCTGCGCTACTTTGACCTCACACCTAGCATGGCAGGCATCATGGTACCACCTGTGCAGCGATGGCCGGGACCTGGCTTTACCTtccatgcctggctctgtctGCACTCCACAGAGACAGCTTCTACCTCAGCTCCCAGCCGACCCCTCCAGCGAAAACAACTGTACAG CTTCTTCACCAGCAATGGCTCAGGGTTTGAGGCCTTCTTCACGGCAGCTGGGACCCTGGTTGTAGCCGTGTGCACACGGAAGGAGTACATAACCATGAGCTTGCCCGAAGTGTCCTTCGCTGATTCTGCCTGG CACTGTGTGGCCATTGTGCATGTGCCTGGGCGCCGGCTCTTCAGTCAGAACCTGGTCAGTGTCTACAAAGATGGTCATCTGGTCAAGACAGCACCTCTTCACTTCCCATCCCTCAGTGAG CCTTTCTCCTCCTGCTGTATTGGTTCTGCTGGGCACCGCACAACGACGACCACCACAGGGCTCCCCACTGCCTTGTCTCACACTCACCCCTCCCTCACCCGCTCCCAGTCAGTCCCAGCCTCCACGGACTTGGGCTGGGGGCCTGGGCTGGGGGCCCCTCTGCAGGAGGGCAGCGTCAGCTCCACCCTTGCAGGCACCCAGGACACTCGGTGGGGAAGCCCCACATCTCTGGAGGGGGAGCTGGGAACTGTGGCCATCTTCCATGAAGCCCTGCAGGCATCTGCcctgcaggtcctgcatgtcctgG GGCCCAATGAGCCAGCACCCTTCAAGCCTGAGGGTGAACTACACGAGCTTGGTGCCAAGCTGCTCCTCCATTATTCGCCTCAG GCCTGTAAGAGCAACATCTGCCTGGACCTGTCCCCTGGCCATGGGCTGGATGGCCGCCTGACGGGACATAGGGTGGAGACGTGGGACGTGAAG gatGTGGTGAACTGTGTAGGGGGCATGGGTGCCCTGCTGCCCTTGCTGGAGCGAGTAGCTGTGCAGCCCCAAGAGGCCGAAGCAGGTCCAGGTGAAACACATGACCTTGTGGGACCTGAACTGACCTCAGGCCTTAACACTCAGGGCCTGCTTCTCCCCCTGGGCAAGTCTTCAG AGGAACGGATGGAGAGGAATGCAGTGGCTGCCTTTCTCCTGATGCTTCGGAACTTCCTGCAGGGCCACACTGTGAATCAGGAGAGCCTGGTGCAATGCCAGGGGCCTGCCATCATAGGGGCCCTCCTGCGCAAG GTCCCCAGCTGGGCCATGGATATGAACGTGCTCATGTCTGCCCAGCTGCTGATGGAGCAGGTGGCGGCTGAGAGTAGCGGGCCCCTCCTCTACCTGCTCTACCAACATTTGCTCTTCAACTTTCACCTCTGGACCCTCAGTGACTTTGCTGTGCGCCTGG GTCACATCCAGTACATGTCCAGCATAGTCCGTGAGCACAGACAGAAGCTTCGGAAGAAGTATGGAGTCCAGTTCATCCTCGATGCTCTGCGCACACACTACAG CCCACAGCGGGAGCGCCCCCTCGCGGCCGACGACCTGCGCACAGTACAGACATCCCTTTTGGGTCTGGCACGTGAGTTCCTGGTTCGCAGCTTCTCAGTGGATGACATGCAGGTTGTGTTGAGCTTTTTGACAGCCACCAGTGATGATAGCCAG GTGGTAGGCACACTGGACTTGTTGCTGGCCCTGCTTTACGGTTCTCCAGCACAAGAGCCCTTGGCCATCTTCCTGTTAGAGCCAGGGAACCTCGAGGTGCTGTTCACTCTGTTGGTGCGGCCAAGATCACCGCCTCTTTTGACCGACAGAGTCTTCAAG ATCTTGCGAAGACTGCAGCAAAATGAACGGTTACCTGAGCGGAACCGCCAGAGGCTCCGGCTGAGAAACTGTGGTCTCCAGGGTCTTGTTGCCAGCTTGACCGAGGGTACCATCTCTCCCCAGCTCTGCCAGGGCCTCTATAAGCTGTTTATAGGAGCAG CCCCTCAGGTTGCATCCCCGGATTGCCTGAACCTCTCAGATTTATTGGCTGTGGTACAGCTGTccctccaggctgacctcagcgTCCGCCTGGACATCTGTCGTCAG CTCTTCCACCTCATCTACGGACAGCCAGAAGTAGTGCGGCTACTGGCCCGACAAGCTGGTTGGCAGGATATGCTGACCCGCCTGTATGTCCTGGAGGCTGCCACAGCCAGCAGTCCCCCGCGCTCTCTCCCAGAGCTGCCCACCTCCCTAGAGCCAGCCCTGTCCCCCTCACCCACCGAGTTGCCTGCTGAATCTTCTGACGTCTTCCTACCTTCAGAGCCCGCGTGCCCTGACCCAGATGCCTTTTACCATGCCCTCTCCCCATTCAGTACGCCCTTTGACCTGGGCTTGGAACGGGCCAGTGTGGGCTCGGGCAATACTGCTGGCGGTGGCAGCAGCAGTGGAACAATtactccagccagccagcctggcacACCTTCCCCGCTTGATGGGCCGCGGCCCTTCCCTACTGCCCAAGGCCGCCACAGCTCCAGTCTCTCCAATGTGCTAGAGGACGGCAGCCTGCTAGAACCCACCGTCAGTGGGGACGACACCTCTAACACAAGCAACCCCCAG CAAACCCCTGAAGAGGAGCTGTGCAACTTGCTCACCAATGTGCTGTTCTCAGTGACGTGGCGCGGCGTGGAGGGCAGCGATGAGGCTGCTTGGCGGGAACGTGGCCAGGTCTTCTCCGTTCTTACCCAGCTGGGGGCCTCTTCCACACTTGTGCGCCCACCAGACTGCATCAAGCGCAG CCTCCTAGAGATGATGTTGGAATCAGCCCTGACCGACATCAAGGAGGCTCCTCCAGGAGGCCTGGCCAACCTTACCCTCCAGGCACTGTGGCTGCTCCGCCTGCTCCAGGATTTCCTATGCGCTGAGGGCCATGGTAATCAGGAGCTATGGAGTGAAAAG CTCTTTGAAGGTGTGTGCAACCTTCTTGATCGCCTGGGCGCCTGGCCACATCTCGCCAATAGCATGGCAGAACTCCGTGAGATGGCACAGATTGGCTTACGTCTTGTGCTTGGCTATATCCTGCTGGAGGACCCACAG CTGCATGCCCAGGCCTATGTGAAGCTGCATACACTACTGCAGACTGCAGTGCCAGCCCGCCGTGAAGAGGCATGCTATGTCCTCTCCAAGCTGGAGGCCGCACTCAGCCGGGCACTGAACACCTCCTCCTCTGAGACCGAGCATGCACAGCCTCCATCTCCAGCTGTGGCAGCCTCTGAGCGCTGTTCGTGGTTGGTGCCACTGGTCCGCACACTGCTGGACCGTGCTTACggtcccctgggactgcagtGGGGGCTGCCCTCCTTACCGCCCACCAATGGAAGTCCCACCTTCTTTGAGGACTTCCAGGCTTTCTGTGCCACACCTGAATGGCGCCACTTCATCGACAAGCAG GTACAGCCCACCATGTCAAAGTTTGAAATGGACACATATGCTAAGAGCCATGACCTCATGTCCGGCTTCTGGAATGCCTGCTATGACATGCTTATGAGCAGTGGGCAGCGGCAGCGGCGGGAACGCATTCAGAGTCGAAGGGCCTTCCAG GAGCTGGTCCTGGAACCCGCCCAGCGCAGGGCTCGCCTGGAGGGGCTGCGCTATGCAGCGGTGCTCAAACAGCAGGCAGCACAGCACTCCACGGCCCTGCTGCACTGGGGGGCACTGTGGCGCCAGCTTTCCAGCCCCTGTGGGGCCTGGGCACTAAG GGTCCCTCCAGCTCCCCACTGGAAGCTGTCTAATGCAGAGACATACTCACGAATGCGACTAAAACTGGTACCCAATCATCACTTTGACCCTCACTTAGAAGCCAGTGCCCTGCGAGACAATTTAG GTGAAGCCCCCATGACACCCACTGAAGAGGCCTCACTGCCCCTGGCAGTGACCAAAGAGGCCAAAATCAGCACCCCTCCAGAGGAGCTGCTCGAAGACCAATTAGGGGAGGATGAACTGGCAGTGCCGGAGAGCCT GATGGAGGCGGTGGAGCTGGATAAGCAGCATGAGAAGTTGCTCCTATCAGCTGAGTGCCAGCTCGTCACAGTAGTGGCCGTGGTCCCCGGACTGTTAGAGGTCACCACGCAGCATGTGTATTTCTACGATGGCAGCACGGAACGTGTGGAAACTGAGGAAG GCATCGGCCATGATTTTCGGCGCCCCTTGGCTCAGCTGCGTGAGGTCCACCTGCGGCGTTTCAACCTGAGGCGTTCGGCGCTGGAACTCTTCTTTATTGATCAGTCCAACTACTTCCTCAACTTCCCATGCAAGGTGTCCGGGTCCTCAGCTTCATCTCCTTGCCAGACTCCTAGGCCCCAGCCTTATCCCATCTCACCCCACACCCAGGTACGGAACCAGGTGTACTCGTGGCTCCTGCGCTTACGGCCACACACCCAAGACTACCTAAGCAGCCGCTCCCCCCAGGAGATGCTTCGTGCCTCAGGACTTACTCAG AAATGGGTACAGCGAGAGATATCCAACTTTGAATACTTGATGCAACTCAACACAATCGCAGGACGCACCTATAATGACCTGTCTCAGTACCCTGTG TTCCCCTGGGTCTTGCAGGACTACGTGTCCCCAGTCTTGGACCTCAGCAATCCAGCTGTCTTCCGGGACCTGTCCAAACCCATCGGTGTGGTGAACCCCAAGCATGCCCAGCTCGTGAGGGAGAA ATATGAGAGCTTTGAGGACCCAGCAGGTACAATCGACAAGTTCCACTACGGTACCCACTATTCCAACGCAGCAGGCGTGATGCACTACCTCATCCGCGTGGAGCCCTTCACCTCCCTGCACGTCCAGCTCCAGAGTGGCCG GTTCGACTGCTCTGACCGGCAGTTCCACTCAGTGGCAGCAGCTTGGCAGGCACGCCTGGAGAGCCCCGCAGACGTGAAGGAGCTCATCCCAGAGTTCTTCTACTTTCCCGACTTCCTGGAGAACCAGAATG GTTTTGATCTGGGCTGCCTCCAGTTGACCAATGAGAAAGTGGATGATGTGGTGCTGCCCCCGTGGGCCAGCAGTCCAGAGGATTTCATCCAACAGCATCGCCGGGCTCTG GAGTCGGAGTATGTGTCCACCCACCTGCATGAGTGGATCGACCTCATCTTCGGCTATAAGCAGCGGGGTCCAGCAGCTGAGGAGGCCCTCAATGTCTTCTATTACTGTACCTATGAAG GGGCTGTAGACCTGGACCATGTGACAGATGAACGGGAACGAAAGGCTCTGGAAGGCATCATCAGCAACTTTGGGCAGACTCCCTGTCAGCTGCTAAAG GAGCCACACCCACCACGGCTCTCTGCTGAGGAAGCGGCCAGTCGCCTCGCTCGTCCGGACGCTAACTCACCTAGTGTCTTCCAGAACCTGTACCAGCTCAAGGCCTTTTTTGCTGAG GTTGTCAGTGAAGGGGTACCTGTAGTGTTAGCTCTGGTACCCCACCGGCAGTCCCACTCCTTCATCACCCAGGGCTCCTCGGACCTGTTG GTGACTGTGAGTGCCAACGGGCTGCTGGGCACTCACAGCTGGTTGCCCTATGACCGAAACATCAATAACTACTTCACCTTCAGCAAAGATCCCAGCATGGGGAACCCCAA GATGCAGAAACTACTGAGTGGGCCGTGGGTGCAAGGCAGTGGCATTAGTGGGCAAGCACTGGCAGTGGCCCCCGACGGAAAGCTGCTCTTCAGTGGTGGTCACTGGGATGGCAGCCTACGTGTAACTGGACTACCCCGTGGCAAACTGTTGAACCAGCTAAACCAACACCTTG ATATAGTGACCTGCCTTGCACTGGACACCTGTGGCATCTACCTCATCTCAGGCTCCCGGGACACCACGTGCATGGTGTGGCGTCTTCTGCAGCAG GGTGGTTTGTCGGTAGGGCTGGCACCAAAGCCTGTGCAGGTTTTATATGGTCATGAGGCTGCAGTGAGCTGTGTGGCCATCAGCACTGAACTTGACATGGCTGTGTCTGGATCCgag GATGGAACCGTGATCATCCACACTGTACGCCGAGGTCAGTTTGTGGCAGCATTAAGGCCTCCAGGTGCCACACTGCCTGGACCTATATCACATCTGGCCCTGGGGTCTGAAGGCCAGATTGTTGTACAGAGTTGTGCTTGTGAACGCCCCGGGGCCCAG gTCACCTACTCCTTGCACCTGTACTCAGTTAATGGGAGGTTGCGGGCTTCATTGCCCCTGCCAGAGCAGCCTACGGCCCTGACAGTGGCAGGAGACTTTGTTCTGCTGGGCACCATCCAGTGCTCTCTGCACATCTTCCATCTGAACAA ACTGCAGCCTGCTGTGTCTCCCCTGCCCATGAAAGTGCCAGTGCGCAGTGTGTCCGTGACCAAGGAGCGTAGCCACGTGCTGGTGGGCCTGGAGGATGGCAAACTGATCGTTGTGGGCGCCGGGCAGCCTTCTGAG GTGCGCAGCAGCCAGTTTGCGCGGAAGCTGTGGCGCTCCTCGCGGCGCATCTCTCAGGTGTCCTCTGGGGAGACCGAGTACAAGCCCGGCGAGACTCAGACTCGCTGA